In Nocardioides dokdonensis FR1436, the following are encoded in one genomic region:
- a CDS encoding serine/threonine-protein kinase has translation MYAAETLSGDRVVIKTVLSEHADNADFRRRFRREVVAASAVESPFLAKILASDVDDRRQWLAMEHVPGPTLDELVRQHGPMTPAQQVDLAIGLAAGLNELHAAGLIHRDLKPSNVICTDGGPRIVDFGIAVLSGLPTFTATGVLSPGTPGWMAPEQSDPSVRPSQAVDLYAWGCLCFFAAVGTSPRQLEAEPSTERATWSREMTTPAMPDSMPVVLRGAVQRALCAEPSARGSAAQYLAMMRPLVTALNEEETQAMPVAAAVGASSTMLSTKVDPAPDPPREQRRQRGTFLVYVTAAIAVLALAGALIATVSIRKDEVGSASVSRDFGSGSTASPTNEPLSRTKAPQRPATSGTAESPKPPAARAGYLPIGRTVRLEYFDVAVRAQRTTRTTWSVDVKVCYARPHDSANPDGTTRVSTDPWAMDYLSTRRQTERTSISELTVLRGPAPLYTEARLSLGDCRSGWITVGRPRGSRGLLGMHYAPADFPSSAATWRWAM, from the coding sequence GTGTACGCCGCTGAAACCCTGTCGGGGGACCGGGTTGTGATCAAGACGGTCCTCAGTGAGCACGCCGACAACGCGGACTTCCGACGCAGATTCAGACGTGAGGTCGTCGCGGCATCCGCGGTCGAGAGTCCCTTCCTGGCCAAAATCCTGGCTTCGGACGTTGATGATCGGCGTCAGTGGTTGGCCATGGAACACGTGCCGGGACCCACGCTCGACGAACTCGTGCGACAGCACGGTCCGATGACCCCTGCCCAGCAGGTCGACCTCGCAATCGGCCTGGCCGCGGGGCTCAATGAGTTGCACGCTGCGGGCCTGATCCACCGCGATCTCAAGCCGTCAAACGTGATCTGCACGGATGGCGGTCCGCGAATTGTTGACTTCGGCATAGCCGTCCTCTCGGGGCTGCCGACCTTCACGGCCACCGGAGTCCTCAGTCCAGGCACCCCAGGGTGGATGGCCCCAGAACAGTCTGACCCCTCGGTCCGCCCATCCCAGGCCGTCGACTTGTACGCATGGGGATGCCTCTGCTTCTTCGCAGCTGTCGGCACATCGCCAAGGCAACTCGAGGCTGAGCCCTCGACCGAGCGGGCTACGTGGAGTCGCGAAATGACTACACCGGCGATGCCTGACTCGATGCCGGTCGTCCTTCGTGGCGCAGTTCAGCGCGCTCTGTGCGCCGAACCGTCCGCCCGGGGTTCTGCCGCGCAGTACCTGGCGATGATGCGGCCACTCGTAACAGCGTTGAACGAGGAAGAAACGCAGGCGATGCCGGTCGCTGCAGCGGTGGGCGCAAGCTCAACGATGCTCAGTACCAAGGTCGACCCAGCCCCAGATCCGCCGCGAGAGCAGCGCCGCCAACGAGGAACCTTCCTCGTCTACGTCACTGCGGCCATCGCAGTGCTGGCGCTCGCGGGCGCCCTGATAGCCACTGTCTCGATCAGGAAAGACGAGGTCGGGAGCGCAAGCGTGAGTCGCGACTTCGGCAGTGGCAGCACCGCGTCGCCCACCAATGAGCCTCTCTCGAGGACCAAGGCGCCGCAGAGGCCGGCAACCTCGGGAACTGCCGAATCGCCCAAGCCCCCCGCGGCGAGGGCCGGCTATCTCCCGATCGGGAGGACAGTCCGACTTGAGTACTTCGACGTTGCAGTCCGCGCGCAGAGAACGACCCGCACGACCTGGAGTGTGGACGTCAAGGTCTGCTACGCGAGACCCCACGACTCCGCGAACCCCGACGGCACAACCCGTGTGAGTACAGATCCCTGGGCGATGGACTATCTCAGCACCCGGAGGCAAACCGAGCGCACCTCTATCAGCGAGCTCACAGTCCTTCGCGGTCCTGCGCCGCTGTACACCGAGGCTCGCCTCAGTCTTGGGGACTGCCGGTCTGGATGGATAACGGTGGGCCGGCCGCGCGGCTCTCGAGGCCTCCTGGGTATGCACTACGCCCCCGCTGACTTTCCGAGCAGTGCGGCAACCTGGAGATGGGCGATGTAG
- a CDS encoding HNH endonuclease signature motif containing protein has translation MTVQALPTPTAAPAVNGASALLTEAHGVALDRVARAELGHLLETLAVVESQAEALRLKVLAEAERRQVAADEAATGTDAWAAALTGTTREVNAGGLHLAELLKAKYHHTREAYAAGQLRADQVRVIVRAAEQAPVETTPEQLAVAEEILVGKATGVGTRSGRPMNAKRLRQAARRMLEVVDRDLADRHEAIMLGRESRRAKHETYLALHDNGDGTYSGRFTLPELHGSLLRTAIETLSAPRRLNKARTGPDGKHISGHDPSAPTGEGHGLSGWELHGHALCELIEHLPTDGWTGANALTLLVTMTAEDLTRDLAATGDHDPTTWPDWKGPAETGTAKLDTGTRTAAGDLRRLACEAGLVPAILNSESAPLDLGRTRRLHTHHQRKALALTHDTCAIDTCQRPFAWTEIHHLIPWSHHGDTDLDLAIPLCSWHHHRTHDPTWQLRHHPDRGWELSRRRR, from the coding sequence ATGACGGTCCAGGCGCTCCCGACCCCCACCGCGGCCCCCGCGGTGAATGGGGCGAGCGCTCTCCTGACCGAGGCGCACGGGGTCGCGCTCGACCGGGTGGCGCGTGCGGAGCTCGGCCACCTGCTCGAGACGCTGGCGGTGGTCGAGTCCCAGGCCGAGGCCTTGCGGCTGAAGGTGCTGGCCGAGGCCGAGCGCCGCCAGGTCGCGGCCGACGAGGCCGCGACCGGCACCGATGCGTGGGCCGCGGCGCTGACCGGCACCACGCGCGAGGTCAACGCCGGCGGTCTGCACCTGGCCGAGCTGCTCAAGGCCAAGTACCACCACACGCGCGAGGCCTACGCCGCCGGGCAGCTGCGCGCCGACCAGGTCCGCGTCATCGTGCGCGCCGCCGAACAGGCGCCGGTCGAGACCACTCCTGAGCAGCTCGCCGTCGCCGAGGAGATCCTCGTGGGCAAAGCCACCGGTGTCGGCACCCGTTCGGGGCGCCCCATGAACGCCAAACGACTGCGCCAAGCAGCCCGACGGATGCTCGAGGTCGTCGACCGCGACCTCGCCGACCGCCACGAAGCCATCATGCTCGGACGCGAATCCAGGCGTGCCAAGCACGAGACCTACCTCGCCCTGCACGACAACGGCGACGGCACCTACTCCGGCAGGTTCACCCTCCCCGAGCTCCACGGCTCCCTACTGCGCACCGCCATCGAGACCCTCTCCGCACCACGACGACTCAACAAGGCCCGCACCGGCCCCGACGGGAAACACATCTCCGGCCACGACCCCTCCGCCCCCACCGGAGAAGGCCACGGCCTCTCCGGCTGGGAACTCCACGGCCACGCCCTCTGCGAGCTCATCGAACACCTGCCCACCGACGGCTGGACCGGCGCCAACGCACTCACCCTCCTGGTCACCATGACCGCCGAAGACCTCACCCGCGACCTCGCCGCCACCGGCGACCACGACCCCACCACCTGGCCCGACTGGAAAGGCCCGGCCGAGACCGGCACCGCGAAGCTCGACACCGGCACCCGCACCGCCGCCGGCGACCTGCGCCGCCTCGCCTGCGAAGCAGGACTCGTCCCCGCCATCCTCAACTCGGAGTCAGCGCCACTCGACCTCGGCCGCACCCGACGACTGCACACCCACCACCAACGAAAAGCACTCGCCCTGACCCACGACACCTGCGCCATCGACACCTGCCAGAGACCCTTCGCCTGGACCGAGATCCACCACCTCATCCCCTGGTCCCACCACGGCGACACCGACCTCGACCTCGCCATCCCCCTCTGCTCCTGGCACCACCACCGCACCCACGACCCCACCTGGCAGCTACGACACCACCCCGACCGCGGCTGGGAGCTGAGCCGGCGCCGGAGATAG